The Desulfurispora thermophila DSM 16022 genome contains a region encoding:
- the cobK gene encoding precorrin-6A reductase produces the protein MLSGGEIVYNYEPDRRGDKLLLLICGTGESFALISVLQQHGYAVAALTRSGYGSQLASQAELVLESWTEAQKLLEQKQFAAVIDATHPSNGEHARQLARAAAENNIVFCRYQRQETPLPESPLILPVYSWEEAIRQAAAKSGNIFLTTGSHNLEMFIKSPLLKGRRIIVRVLPQHHIIKKCQDLGLLPRDIVAMQGPFSTRFNQAIFQAYRAGIVVTRDSGPTGGTENKIKAALALQIPVILIKRTTDNSRQPTVYTQAELLDWLARRKNERATAKHHRSDPGRRPEPAHGAE, from the coding sequence ATGCTGTCCGGAGGAGAAATTGTTTATAATTATGAACCGGACAGGCGTGGTGATAAATTGCTCCTGCTTATCTGCGGTACAGGTGAATCCTTTGCCCTAATCAGCGTTCTGCAGCAACATGGTTATGCGGTGGCGGCGCTCACCCGGTCCGGCTATGGCAGCCAGCTGGCCAGCCAGGCCGAACTGGTGCTGGAAAGCTGGACAGAAGCACAAAAACTGCTGGAACAAAAGCAATTTGCCGCCGTAATTGACGCTACCCACCCCTCTAACGGCGAACACGCCCGGCAACTGGCCCGGGCTGCCGCGGAGAATAATATTGTTTTTTGCCGCTACCAGCGGCAGGAAACCCCCCTGCCGGAAAGCCCGCTGATTTTGCCGGTATACTCCTGGGAGGAAGCCATCCGGCAAGCTGCCGCCAAAAGCGGCAATATTTTTCTCACCACAGGCAGCCACAACCTGGAAATGTTCATCAAATCCCCGCTGCTCAAAGGCCGGAGGATTATAGTCCGTGTGCTGCCCCAGCACCACATTATCAAAAAATGCCAGGATCTGGGCCTGCTGCCCCGCGATATTGTGGCTATGCAGGGGCCTTTTTCCACCCGTTTCAACCAGGCCATCTTTCAGGCTTACAGGGCCGGTATCGTGGTTACCCGCGACAGCGGTCCGACCGGCGGGACGGAAAACAAGATCAAAGCTGCCCTGGCCCTGCAAATACCGGTTATATTAATAAAAAGAACCACTGATAACAGCCGGCAACCCACTGTTTACACACAGGCAGAGTTGTTGGACTGGCTGGCGCGGAGGAAAAATGAACGAGCAACTGCAAAGCATCACCGGAGTGATCCTGGCCGGCGGCCAGAGCCGGCGCATGGGGCGGAATAA
- a CDS encoding sigma-70 family RNA polymerase sigma factor, with translation MLRQILYFNKAGYFPAFSAYVHCLGSVIFSEILMFLRSNKKNRVEVSIYDTVGVDKEGNEIILLDVLGTHGEIVGELVENKLELNRLLTMISTLPERERMVLEMRFGLTPAGTRTQREIARELNISRSYVSRIEKRAIKHLIELLAGENRDKK, from the coding sequence ATGCTCCGGCAAATCTTGTATTTCAACAAAGCCGGATATTTTCCGGCTTTTTCGGCTTATGTACATTGCTTGGGTTCAGTCATATTCTCGGAAATTCTGATGTTCTTGCGCAGCAACAAAAAAAACCGCGTTGAGGTCTCCATCTACGACACGGTGGGCGTAGACAAAGAGGGGAACGAAATAATACTGCTGGATGTCCTGGGTACCCATGGAGAGATTGTCGGCGAACTGGTGGAAAACAAGCTGGAGCTCAATCGCCTGTTAACAATGATCTCCACGCTGCCCGAGCGGGAAAGAATGGTGCTGGAAATGCGCTTTGGGCTGACGCCGGCCGGCACCAGAACCCAGCGGGAAATTGCCCGGGAGTTGAATATTTCCCGCTCCTATGTTTCCAGGATTGAAAAGCGCGCCATTAAGCATCTGATAGAACTATTGGCTGGAGAAAACCGCGACAAAAAGTGA
- a CDS encoding helix-turn-helix domain-containing protein — translation MLTENGIIVNQELTEASNILQDGRRKNWFWDYNDIFGSNLSANAMLVRLYLARCANGDRQAWPSLNTIARNCKISKPTVIKALREMEEKGWLKKIIRQRPSQEYETTVYILLDAPTPNPSQDTEGGNGGSKADLPPVKNITSAPGEGVVKNCRGVVNDVYHVVKQVDPNNTHRTILKDLDQEDLLFASSLRSEANNSAAANAAAAGSRSGSKTDAKNVEEVNKKFHRKSNQSVSQPVTIQPVNNSPETTVAGNTANQSDSRTQAGVANKVVVANTPVVDNTDQQPAINPDSRSETAGGSDTAGDTAIKPPTNKELIAELTREYRSIEGITPAKGDYALIGALYNLYGYDQVLEAINELRLAMSIQEIRKPIAYLKAVTRAMGERSASQNLLWFGSENSGSSMPKISQGKRYDHNITQWHSEEEKRRKRELLESLYMN, via the coding sequence ATGTTAACGGAAAATGGAATCATTGTCAACCAGGAATTAACAGAAGCCAGCAACATTTTACAGGATGGCCGGCGTAAAAACTGGTTCTGGGATTATAACGACATATTTGGCTCTAACCTTTCAGCCAATGCCATGCTGGTTAGATTATATCTGGCCAGGTGTGCCAATGGAGACCGTCAGGCCTGGCCATCTTTGAATACCATAGCCAGGAACTGCAAAATCAGTAAGCCAACGGTTATCAAAGCTCTCAGGGAGATGGAGGAAAAAGGTTGGCTGAAAAAGATAATTCGTCAGCGTCCCAGTCAGGAATACGAAACAACAGTGTACATTCTTCTGGATGCGCCAACTCCCAACCCCAGCCAGGATACAGAAGGCGGCAATGGGGGTAGTAAAGCAGATTTACCACCGGTAAAAAATATCACCAGTGCACCTGGTGAGGGGGTAGTGAAAAACTGCAGGGGGGTGGTAAACGACGTTTACCACGTAGTAAAGCAGGTTGACCCAAACAATACCCATAGAACAATACTAAAAGATCTAGATCAGGAGGATCTGTTGTTTGCTTCTTCACTACGCTCAGAAGCAAACAACAGCGCAGCGGCAAATGCCGCTGCGGCTGGCAGCCGGTCCGGTTCAAAAACAGATGCAAAAAATGTCGAAGAGGTAAACAAGAAATTTCACCGTAAAAGCAATCAGTCTGTATCTCAACCTGTAACCATACAACCAGTCAACAATAGTCCCGAAACCACCGTAGCCGGTAACACAGCAAACCAAAGCGATAGCCGCACACAAGCGGGCGTAGCCAACAAAGTAGTGGTCGCAAATACACCGGTGGTGGATAATACCGACCAGCAACCAGCAATCAATCCGGATAGCCGCTCCGAAACAGCGGGTGGTTCAGACACAGCCGGGGATACAGCCATCAAGCCGCCCACCAACAAAGAGCTAATTGCCGAACTGACCAGAGAATACCGCAGCATAGAAGGCATAACCCCTGCCAAAGGGGACTACGCCCTCATCGGGGCCTTGTATAACCTCTATGGGTACGATCAGGTACTGGAAGCCATCAACGAACTCAGGTTGGCCATGTCCATCCAGGAGATCCGAAAGCCGATTGCTTACCTTAAGGCAGTAACCCGCGCAATGGGAGAGCGCAGCGCAAGCCAAAACCTGCTCTGGTTTGGATCGGAAAATAGCGGGAGTAGTATGCCCAAAATCAGTCAGGGTAAAAGATATGACCATAATATAACCCAGTGGCATAGCGAGGAAGAAAAGCGCAGAAAAAGAGAATTGCTGGAATCCTTATACATGAATTGA